One genomic window of Salvia miltiorrhiza cultivar Shanhuang (shh) chromosome 4, IMPLAD_Smil_shh, whole genome shotgun sequence includes the following:
- the LOC131023573 gene encoding expansin-A4-like: MGFDEVMLLGLAGICAVFLCVNASGSDNDTTILEGHGWDLARATFYGPPDANDGMELIFWFLVGGACGYTNVFQQGYGQETTALSTALFNDGAACGACFEIVCVNAPQACKKGVIRVTATNFCPPDYSKTQDLWCNPPQKHFDLAQPMFLKIAEYRAGVVPVAYRRVKCGKRGGIKFVMGGNNYWTLVLVYNVGGVGDVKSVRVRSSGSDWTWMSRNWGQNWQLTQSLLGKTLSFEVTTSDGSVMQEIDVVPSSWGFGMTFEGKYNFH, encoded by the exons ATGGGTTTTGATGAAGTGATGTTGCTTGGTTTAGCAGGCATTTGTGCAGTATTTTTGTGTGTTAATGCGAGTGGAAGTGACAACGATACTACCATCTTAGAAGGGCATGGATGGGATCTCGCTCGTGCAACCTTCTACGGCCCACCCGATGCCAATGATGGAATGG AAttaattttttggtttttggtaGGAGGAGCATGTGGATACACAAACGTGTTCCAGCAAGGGTACGGCCAAGAGACGACGGCTCTAAGCACCGCCCTGTTCAACGACGGGGCCGCGTGCGGAGCATGCTTCGAGATCGTGTGCGTGAACGCTCCGCAGGCGTGCAAGAAGGGCGTGATTCGCGTGACGGCGACCAACTTCTGCCCGCCCGACTACAGCAAGACCCAGGATCTGTGGTGCAACCCGCCTCAGAAACATTTCGACCTAGCACAGCCCATGTTCCTCAAGATCGCCGAGTACAGGGCCGGCGTGGTGCCCGTCGCCTACAGGCGGGTCAAGTGCGGCAAGAGGGGCGGAATCAAATTCGTAATGGGCGGGAACAATTACTGGACACTCGTCCTCGTCTACAACGTGGGAGGCGTGGGCGACGTCAAATCCGTGAGGGTGAGAAGCTCCGGCTCCGACTGGACTTGGATGAGCCGCAACTGGGGCCAGAATTGGCAGCTCACCCAGAGCCTGCTGGGGAAGACTCTGTCTTTTGAGGTCACCACTAGTGATGGGTCTGTCATGCAGGAAATCGACGTGGTTCCAAGCAGTTGGGGATTTGGGATGACTTTTGAGGGCAAGTATAATTTCCATTAG